One Etheostoma cragini isolate CJK2018 chromosome 18, CSU_Ecrag_1.0, whole genome shotgun sequence DNA window includes the following coding sequences:
- the sel1l gene encoding protein sel-1 homolog 1, whose amino-acid sequence MGYQRYLKTRKFYFLTILLIVFVKGTSADEQQHGNDGPELKSYHDPDSEEEDIRLASEIVAGDSVTSGHEVSHAEEEKQSPGIGLEGEEKEDLPEQPPPVEEKPKEVPVVNGGTDHGEPCIFPFLFQGKEYYDCTTDGRGDGRLWCATVYDYDQEKKWGFCETDEQAQQRLQAEEVEEQYQTVLRMLNATTRRAQKKELYEKLLKVSEKGHQKAMEKVAYAMLFGDYMNQNVTKAKEMFEKLAIEGSPKAQMALGFLYAAGLGVNSSQAKALVYYTFGALGGNLVAHMILGYRYWGGVGVPQSCESALTHYKLVANQVASDVSLTGGSAVQRIRLLDEVENPGSTSGMLEEDLIQYYQFLAEKGDVQAQVGLGQLHLHGGRGVEQNHQRAYDYFNQAANAGNTHAMAFLGKMYSEGSEYIPQNNETALQYFKKASDLGNPVGQSGLGMAYLYGRGVPVNYELALKYFQKAAEQGWVDGQLQLGTMYYNGIGVKRDYKQALKFFNLASQAGHILAFYNLAQMHATGTGVMRSCHTAVELFKNVCERGRWSERLMTAYGSFKEGETDAALVQYLLLAEQGYEVAQSNVAFILDQKGVKIFSENETYPRALLHWTRAAAQGYTVARIKLGDYHFYGYGTDVDYETAVIHYRLASEQQHSAQAMFNLGYMHEKGLGIKQDIHLAKRFYDMAAEASPDAQVPVFMALCKLGLVYTLQYLQDFNLKDLVSQVDLDQLLGPEWDLYLMTVIALLLGTVIAYRQRQHQIIVPPRPPVPAPAPQPRPPQAQAQAQAEPQAEPQGQGETPAQGPAQEEEEQQ is encoded by the exons atggGCTATCAAAGGTATTTAAAGACAaggaagttttattttttgaccaTTCTGCTGATAGTCTTCGTCAAAGGAACAAGTGCTG ATGAACAGCAACACGGCAATGACGGACCAGAGTTAAAG TCTTACCATGATCCAGActctgaagaagaagacatCCGCCTGGCATCAGAAATTGTGGCTGGGGACTCTGTGACCTCTGGTCATGAAGTATCCCATGCAGAAGAGGAGAAACAGTCACCTGGGATTGGactggagggagaggagaaggaggacctGCCGGAGCAGCCTCCCCCAGTTGAGGAAAAACCTAAAGAGG TTCCTGTGGTGAATGGAGGTACAGACCATGGAGAGCCCTGTATCTTCCCATTCCTCTTCCAGGGGAAGGAGTACTATGACTGTACCACTGATGGACGGGGGGATGGACGGTTGTGGTGCGCCACCGTCTACGACTACGACCAGGAGAAGAAGTGGGGTTTCTGTGAGA CGGATGAGCAGGCACAGCAGAGACTGCAGGCAGAGGAGGTTGAGGAGCAGTATCAGACTGTCCTACGCATGCTCAATGCCACCACCAGGAGGGCCCAGAAAAAAGA ATTATACGAAAAACTGCTGAAAGTATCAGAGAAAGGCCACCAGAAAGCCATGGAGAAGGTGGCGTATGCCATGCTGTTTGGGGACTACATGAACCAGAACGTCACTAAGGccaaagaaatgtttgagaAGCTTGCTATTGAGGGCTCGCCTAAAGCTCAGATG GCTCTCGGCTTTCTGTATGCAGCAGGACTCGGAGTTAACTCGAGTCAGGCTAAg GCCCTGGTTTACTACACCTTTGGTGCACTGGGTGGAAACTTGGTAGCTCATATGATCCTG GGCTACAGATACTGGGGAGGTGTGGGTGTTCCCCAGAGCTGTGAGTCAGCACTAACACACTACAAGCTTGTGGCAAATCAGG TGGCCAGTGACGTGTCCCTGACAGGGGGCTCAGCGGTGCAGAGGATCAGGCTGCTGGATGAGGTGGAGAACCCAGGATCTACCAGTGGGATGTTGGAGGAGGACCTGATCCAGTACTATCAGTTTCTGGCTGAGAAAGGAGATGTCCAGGCTCAG GTGGGTTTAGGTCAGCTTCACCTGCATGGAGGACGTGGAGTAGAACAGAATCATCAg AGGGCGTATGACTACTTCAACCAGGCTGCAAATGCAGGGAATACACACGCTATGGCTTTCCTCGGCAAG ATGTACTCAGAAGGCAGCGAGTATATCCCTCAGAACAATGAGACAGCCCTGCAGTACTTTAAGAAGGCCTCTGACTTG ggTAATCCAGTGGGACAGAGTGGCCTGGGCATGGCCTACCTATATGGAAGAGGTGTCCCAGTC AACTATGAGCTGGCACTGAAATACTTCCAGAAGGCAGCAGAGCAGGGCTGGGTGGACGGACAACTCCAGCTGGGCACCATGTATTACA ATGGCATTGGTGTGAAGCGTGATTACAAGCAGGCACTTAAATTCTTCAACCTGGCCTCACAAGCTGGCCATATCCTGGCTTTCTACAACTTGGCCCAGATGCATGCTACTGGTACTGGTGTGATGCGCTCTTGCCACACTGCTGTGGAG CTTTTCAAGAACGTGTGTGAACGTGGCCGCTGGTCAGAGCGTCTCATGACGGCCTACGGCAGCTTTAAGGAGGGTGAGACAGATGCTGCGCTGGTCCAGTATCTGCTGCTGGCTGAGCAAGGCTACGAGGTGGCCCAGAGCAACGTGGCCTTCATTCTGGACCAGA AAGGAGTAAAGATCTTCAGTGAGAATGAGACCTACCCTCGGGCTTTACTCCACTGGACAAGAGCTGCAGCGCAAG GTTACACTGTGGCTAGGATAAAACTAGGGGACTACCACTTCTATGGCTACGGGACAGATGTGGACTATGAGACCGCTGTCATCCACTACAGACTGGCATCAGAGCAGCAGCACAGTGCCCAGGCCATGTTTAACCTGGGTTACATGCATGAGAAAGGCCTGGGCATCAAACAG GACATCCATTTAGCCAAGCGTTTCTACGACATGGCCGCTGAAGCCAGTCCTGATGCCCAGGTCCCAGTTTTTATGGCCCTGTGCAAGCTGGGCCTGGTTTACACTCTGCAGTATTTGCAGGATTTTAAC TTAAAGGACCTGGTTTCTCAGGTGGACCTGGACCAGCTTCTAGGCCCGGAGTGGGACCTCTACCTCATGACCGTCATTGCCTTATTGTTAGGCACAGTCATCGCCTACAGGCAACGGCAACACCAAATCATAGTTCCCCCGCGCCCACCTGTCCCTGCGCCAGCGCCCCAACCTAGACCGCctcaggcccaggcccaggcccaggccgaGCCCCAGGCCGAGCCCCAGGGACAGGGAGAAACACCAGCCCAGGGCCCAGcccaggaggaagaggagcagcagtGA
- the si:dkey-177p2.18 gene encoding phospholipase B1, membrane-associated: protein MEWLWIAVATCVLTSCSVKGDDWWWEYEEGIRHYSKEALNKEFPEKTRPVSFKHPVFQCPDMSPSHSVPTSVEFVKAADIKVIAALGDSLTTAIGANATTVLGIPIEFRHVSWSIGGYGSFQDVITLANIIKLFNPNLLGASPGKTVHGMHAHISETGFNLAVTGQNTFNLPSQTRHLIDTLRGYEGLNFEKDWKLLTILMGMNDICDYCKDKALFSVDNYIHYMTVSLEMLMNEVPRMIVNVVQILPMQTLREVQKPTPGCLLQRSFCSCLIEPKAKSPELQELVEVNLEFQKRLESLLYSDRFFRDDFAVVLQPFLKQADPPRLPNGKIDMTFFTHDCFHFTIKGHEELAKGLWNNMFQPDGGKMTVSSFSDPISLICPPMEQPYIFTRPIAAKSGQPPLRSGALSQAACFLLLLLLVGFACLRLLELLLCWTILHSCFCYAGSC, encoded by the exons ATGGAGTGGCTTTGGATCGCCGTGGCAACATGTGTGCTCACGTCCTGCTCTGTCAAAG GCGACGACTGGTGGTGGGAGTATGAAGAGGGGATACGACACTACAGCAAGGAGGCCCTCAACAAG gAGTTTCCAGAGAAAACTCGGCCGGTGAGCTTCAAACATCCTGTGTTCCAGTGCCCAGACATGAGTCCTTCTCACTCCGTACCCACCTCAG TTGAATTTGTAAAGGCGGCGGATATCAAAGTCATTGCTGCCTTGGGGGATTCACTGACA acGGCCATCGGTGCCAACGCCACCACTGTCCTGGGGATTCCTATTGAGTTCCGTCATGTGTCGTGGAG CATTGGAGGCTATGGGTCATTTCAGGATGTCATTACTTTGGCAA aCATCATCAAACTCTTCAATCCCAATCTGCTTGGTGCTTCTCCGGGCAAGACGGTTCATGGGATGCATGCTCATATCAGCGAAACAGGCTTCAACCTGGCTGTGACTGGACAAAACACCTT CAACCTCCCCAGCCAGACGAGACATCTGATTGACACACTGAGAGGTTATGAG GGTCTGAACTTTGAGAAGGACTGGAAGCTTTTGACCATTCTCATGGGCATGAATGACATCTGCGATTACTGCAAAGATAAG GCTCTATTTTCAGTAGATAACTACATTCATTATATGACCGTGTCCCTGGAAATGCTTATGAATGAG GTTCCCCGGATGATCGTTAATGTGGTTCAGATCCTGCCCATGCAGACTCTGAGGGAGGTGCAGAAGCCCACCCCGGGGTGCCTGCTCCAAAG GTCGTTCTGCTCGTGCCTGATAGAGCCTAAGGCGAAGTCTCCTGAGCTTCAGGAGCTGGTAGAAGTCAATCTTGAGTTCCAG AAGAGACTTGAGTCGCTGCTGTATAGCGATCGTTTCTTCAGGGACGACTTTGCCGTCGTTCTTCAGCCCTTTCTGAAACAAGCCGACCCCCCCCGCCTCCCG AATGGGAAGATCGATATGACGTTCTTCACTCACGACTGCTTCCATTTCACCATTAAGGGGCACGAGGAGCTGGCCAAGGGACTGTGGAACAACATG TTTCAGCCTGATGGGGGAAAGATGACTGTGAGCAGCTTCTCAGACCCCATCAGTCTCATCTGTCCACCAATG GAACAGCCGTACATCTTTACCCGACCGATTGCAGCAAAGTCAGGGCAGCCTCCGCTGCGGTCTGGCGCTCTGTCACAGGCAGCGTGCTTcctgctgctcctgctcctTGTGGGTTTTGCATGTCTCAGACTTCTGGAGCTTTTACTTTGCTGGACTATTTTACATTCATGCTTCTGCTACGCAGGTTCCTGTTGA
- the chga gene encoding chromogranin-A yields the protein MIGRGLFVLTILSNCVMSLPVNPSQLENEDVKVMECIVEALADVLSRPHPRLVSQECLVTLKTDDRLVSVLRHHNFLKELQEIAVQGGQGRAQLQRDAGAPEPTTQSPQTADGVSDQSMLEALGGPGERSILSQKKKTGNGDGEEDKDASLRDGESQEDVAEEVQEKRGNDENPGSHVSESVDEWSEGKAEKREEEEEEYEEKRVNSEEENMIKDKKGAGSGEKRNAPRFKSKEKKFETDDEGETNKRSAFVSHRPKQEEEQEEEEEDEGEMKRESRKESLKRWTKRGKLMPTKKVQEFNSEQKVPHHSKEVPEEEKKKKKRNTQRSQEEKELQMIAKRGPEERRVLEEEGSASRKAEEPEIESLAAIESELENVAQKLHEMRQG from the exons ATGATCGGAAGAGGACTGTTCGTTTTGACAATACTGTCCAACTGCG TTATGTCATTGCCAGTGAATCCAAGTCAGCTGGAGAATGAGGACGTAAAG gtgaTGGAATGCATTGTGGAGGCGTTGGCAGATGTGCTGTCAAGGCCCCACCCCAGGCTTGTCAGTCAGGAGTGTTTGGTCACCCTAAAGACAg ATGACAGGCTCGTTTCTGTTCTTCGCCATCATAACTTTCTGAAAGAGCTTCAGGAGATCGCTGTTCAAG GTGGTCAGGGGAGAGCTCAGCTGCAGAGAGACGCTGGTGCTCCTGAACCGACCACTCAAAGTCCTCAGACTGCAGATGGTG TTTCAGATCAATCCATGTTGGAGGCTTTAGGAGGCCCAGGCGAAAGATCCATCCTGtcccagaagaagaagacaggaaaTGGAGACGGAGAGGAAGACAAGGACGCCAGCTTGAGAGATGGAGAGTCACAGGAGGATGTCGCTGAAGAGGTGCAAGAGAAGAGGGGAAATGATGAGAACCCAGGAAGTCATGTCTCTGAGTCTGTGGATGAGTGGAGTGAAGGCAAGGCTgaaaagagggaggaagaagaagaagaatatgaAGAAAAGAGAGTTAATTCCGAGGAAGAAAACATGATCAAGGATAAGAAAG GTGCTGGGTCTGGTGAAAAGAGAAATGCACCCAGATTCAAATCAAAAGAGAAGAAGTTTGAAACAGACGATGAAGGGGAGACAAACAAGAGATCTGCATTTGTATCACATAGACCTAAACAagaagaggaacaggaggaggaggaggaggatgaaggggagatgaagagagaaagtAGGAAGGAGAGCTTGAAGCGATGGACCAAGAGGGGCAAGCTAATGCCAACGAAGAAGGTGCAGGAGTTCAACAGTGAGCAGAAAGTGCCACATCACTCCAAAGAGGtcccagaagaagaaaagaagaagaagaaaagaaacacccAGAGGAGTCAAGAGGAGAAGGAGCTGCAGATGATCGCTAAAAGGGGACCTGAGGAGAGGAGGGTGCTGGAGGAAGAGGGCAGCGCCAGCCGGAAGGCAGAG GAGCCAGAAATTGAAAGCCTGGCAGCCATCGAGTCAGAGCTCGAAAACGTTGCCCAGAAACTCCATGAGATGCGGCAAGGCTGA
- the ccn2a gene encoding CCN family member 2a, translating to MSAGMKKMILLPFLSIMLSYMVAGQECSNQCSCPSTPPQCPPGVSLVLDGCGCCRVCAKQMGELCTEKDFCDPHKGLYCDFGAPINRRIGVCTAREGATCVFGGMMYKSGETFQSSCKYQCTCLDGAVGCVPLCSMDIRLPSPDCPMPRRVKVPGKCCEEWECDRHSFMGSALAAYREEETYGPDPSLMRENCLVQTTEWSACSKTCGLGISTRVTNDNRECRLEKQTRLCMVRPCESQLEQSIRKGKKCIRTPRLSKPMKFEISGCTTTKSYRPKFCGVCLDGRCCTPHRTTTLPMEFKCPDGQVMKKHMMFIKSCACHYNCPGENDIFESMYYKKMMGDMA from the exons ATGTCTGCTGGAATGAAGAAAATGATTTTGCTGCCTTTCCTGAGCATCATGCTCTCATACATG GTTGCAGGTCAGGAGTGTAGCAACCAGTGTTCGTGCCCCTCCACTCCGCCCCAGTGCCCCCCAGGAGTGAGCTTGGTACTGGATGGCTGCGGCTGCTGCAGGGTGTGCGCCAAACAGATGGGGGAACTCTGCACTGAGAAAGACTTCTGTGACCCACACAAAGGCCTCTACTGTGACTTTGGAGCGCCCATCAACAGACGCATTGGAGTGTGCACAG CTCGAGAGGGAGCCACATGTGTTTTCGGAGGCATGATGTACAAGAGCGGGGAGACTTTCCAGAGCAGCTGCAAGTACCAGTGTACCTGTCTGGATGGAGCCGTAGGCTGTGTTCCTCTTTGTTCCATGGACATCAGGCTGCCCAGCCCAGACTGCCCCATGCCGAGACGCGTCAAGGTGCCCGGGAAGTGCTGTGAGGAGTGGGAGTGTGACAGACACAGTTTCATGGGCTCTGCTTTGGCCG cctacagagaggaggagactTATGGCCCAGATCCTTCCTTGATGAGGGAAAACTGCTTGGTTCAGACTACTGAATGGAGCGCATGCTCTAAGACTTGTGGCCTTGGGATCTCCACAAGGGTCACCAATGATAACCGTGAATGCCGCCTGGAGAAACAGACCCGGTTGTGTATGGTGCGTCCATGCGAGTCACAGCTGGAGCAGAGCATTAGG aaaggaaaaaagtgcATTCGTACCCCCAGACTCTCAAAGCCCATGAAGTTCGAGATCTCTGGCTGCACCACCACCAAGTCCTATAGGCCAAAGTTCTGTGGCGTCTGCCTGGATGGACGCTGCTGCACGCCCCACAGAACCACCACCCTGCCCATGGAGTTCAAATGCCCTGACGGACAGGTGATGAAGAAGCACATGATGTTCATCAAGTCCTGCGCCTGTCACTACAACTGCCCCGGGGAGAACGACATCTTCGAGTCTATGTATTACAAGAAGATGATGGGAGACATGGCGTGA